In Danaus plexippus chromosome 29 unlocalized genomic scaffold, MEX_DaPlex mxdp_36, whole genome shotgun sequence, a single window of DNA contains:
- the LOC133320490 gene encoding histone H4, translating into MTGRGKGGKGLGKGGAKRHRKVLRDNIQGITKPAIRRLARRGGVKRISGLIYEETRGVLKVFLENVIRDAVTYTEHAKRKTVTAMDVVYALKRQGRTLYGFGG; encoded by the coding sequence ATGACCGGTCGCGGTAAAGGAGGAAAGGGTCTGGGGAAAGGTGGAGCCAAGCGACACAGGAAAGTACTCCGTGATAACATCCAGGGTATCACCAAACCGGCCATACGTCGTCTGGCACGCAGAGGCGGCGTCAAACGTATCTCCGGTCTGATATACGAAGAGACCAGAGGCGTTCTCAAAGTATTCCTAGAGAACGTCATCCGCGACGCCGTCACGTACACCGAGCACGCGAAGAGGAAGACCGTCACAGCCATGGACGTCGTGTACGCCCTGAAGCGACAGGGACGCACCCTATACGGTTTCGGCGGTTAA
- the LOC133320482 gene encoding histone H1B-like: MADTAVASETPAPATPAKKPKAAAAAAAAAAAAAAGSKKPKAKPTHPKTAEMVNNAIKELKERSGSSLQAIKKYIAAQYKVDTEKLAPFIRKYLKSAVESGALIQTKGKGASGSFKLESKSSAAKKPSSSGGGGKASGGGPAGGGRAAASSASAKSKKAAATASAVAAKGGKKGGAVASSAASSPSKAKASAAAARDKKAAAAAAAAAKKKPAAAKKGSASANASAASSAAASKAKGAASKAKKSAKPPTKKPKAPKPKKAAAGTPKSKPAAKKAAAAKK; this comes from the coding sequence ATGGCAGATACCGCAGTAGCATCCGAAACTCCAGCTCCGGCTACACCGGCGAAGAAACCGAAAGCGGCAGCGGCCGCAgcggccgccgccgccgccgcagcGGCTGGATCGAAGAAACCTAAGGCTAAACCTACGCATCCTAAAACCGCTGAAATGGTCAACAACGCCATTAAAGAGTTGAAGGAGCGCAGCGGTTCATCGTTACAGGCCATCAAGAAATACATCGCCGCTCAATACAAAGTCGATACAGAGAAATTGGCACCGTTCAtaagaaaatatcttaagaGCGCCGTCGAATCCGGTGCCCTGATACAGACAAAGGGAAAGGGTGCTTCTGGTTCTTTCAAATTGGAATCTAAATCATCGGCAGCAAAGAAACCCTCATCGTCGGGAGGTGGCGGTAAGGCCAGCGGCGGTGGTCCCGCCGGAGGCGGTAGGGCTGCAGCATCTTCGGCATCGGCTAAATCTAAGAAAGCCGCCGCCACGGCATCGGCAGTGGCCGCGAAGGGAGGTAAGAAAGGCGGTGCCGTAGCTTCGTCCGCTGCTTCTTCACCATCTAAAGCTAAAGCATCGGCGGCGGCGGCTAGGGATAAGAAAGCGGCCGCAGCCGCAGCCGCGGCTGCCAAAAAGAAGCCAGCTGCTGCTAAGAAAGGTTCCGCATCCGCCAACGCCTCTGCCGCATCCTCAGCGGCAGCGTCTAAGGCCAAAGGAGCAGCATCCAAGGCCAAGAAGAGCGCCAAACCTCCCACTAAGAAACCAAAAGCCCCGAAACCGAAGAAAGCAGCCGCCGGTACCCCGAAATCGAAACCCGCAGCTAAGAAAGCAGCAGCAgcgaaaaagtaa
- the LOC133320486 gene encoding histone H2B produces the protein MPPKTSGKAAKKSGKAQKNISKSDKKKKKHKRKESYAIYIYKVLKQVHPDTGISSKAMSIMNSFVNDIFERIAAEASRLAHYNKRSTITSREVQTSVRLLLPGELAKHAVSEGTKAVTKYTSSK, from the coding sequence atGCCGCCTAAAACGAGCGGTAAGGCAGCCAAGAAATCCGGCAAAGCCCAAAAGAACATCTCCAAATCGgacaagaagaagaagaagcaCAAGAGGAAGGAGAGCTACGCTATTTACATCTACAAAGTTCTGAAGCAGGTGCATCCCGACACCGGTATCTCAAGTAAGGCCATGTCTATCATGAACTCCTTCGTGAACGATATATTCGAACGCATCGCCGCCGAAGCATCACGTCTCGCGCACTACAACAAGAGATCCACCATTACATCGAGGGAGGTTCAGACGTCCGTGAGACTGTTGCTGCCCGGCGAGTTGGCCAAGCACGCCGTCAGTGAAGGGACCAAAGCCGTCACTAAGTACACCAGTTCCAAGTGA
- the LOC133320463 gene encoding histone H3: protein MARTKQTARKSTGGKAPRKQLATKAARKSAPATGGVKKPHRYRPGTVALREIRRYQKSTELLIRKLPFQRLVREIAQDFKTDLRFQSSAVMALQEASEAYLVGLFEDTNLCAIHAKRVTIMPKDIQLARRIRGERA, encoded by the coding sequence atggctCGTACTAAACAAACCGCTCGTAAATCAACCGGTGGTAAGGCACCACGTAAACAGCTAGCCACGAAGGCCGCCCGTAAGAGCGCACCGGCAACCGGAGGAGTGAAGAAGCCTCATCGTTACAGACCCGGTACTGTGGCACTTCGTGAGATCCGTCGCTACCAGAAGAGCACGGAACTTCTCATCCGCAAGCTACCCTTCCAACGTCTAGTACGTGAGATAGCTCAAGATTTCAAGACCGATCTGCGTTTCCAGAGCTCTGCGGTGATGGCTCTGCAGGAGGCTAGCGAGGCGTATCTCGTAGGTCTCTTCGAAGACACGAACCTTTGCGCTATTCACGCTAAACGCGTCACTATTATGCCTAAGGACATCCAGCTAGCAAGAAGGATTCGCGGCGAACGTGCCTAA
- the LOC133320485 gene encoding histone H2A-like, which yields MSGRGKGGKVKGKAKSRSNRAGLQFPVGRIHRLLRKGNYAERVGAGAPVYLAAVMEYLAAEVLELAGNAARDNKKTRIIPRHLQLAIRNDEELNKLLSGVTIAQGGVLPNIQAVLLPRKRRRRPK from the coding sequence ATGTCTGGACGTGGTAAAGGTGGCAAAGTTAAGGGAAAGGCAAAGTCTCGTTCTAACCGTGCGGGTCTACAGTTTCCTGTGGGTCGTATACACAGATTGTTGAGAAAAGGTAACTACGCGGAGCGCGTCGGTGCCGGTGCTCCCGTTTATCTCGCTGCCGTTATGGAATATCTTGCAGCTGAAGTTCTCGAGTTGGCCGGTAACGCTGCCAGAGACAACAAGAAGACCAGAATCATACCTAGACATCTTCAGCTAGCCATAAGGAACGACGAAGAGTTGAACAAGCTTCTATCGGGTGTGACGATAGCTCAGGGAGGTGTACTACCAAACATCCAGGCCGTATTACTGCCAAGAAAACGGAGAAGAAGGCCTAAATGA
- the LOC133320487 gene encoding histone H2A produces the protein MSGRGKGGKVKGKAKSRSNRAGLQFPVGRIHRLLRKGNYAERVGAGAPVYLAAVMEYLAAEVLELAGNAARDNKKTRIIPRHLQLAIRNDEELNKLLSGVTIAQGGVLPNIQAVLLPKKTEKKA, from the coding sequence ATGTCTGGACGTGGTAAAGGTGGCAAAGTTAAGGGAAAGGCAAAGTCTCGTTCTAACCGTGCGGGTCTACAGTTTCCTGTGGGTCGTATACACAGATTGTTGAGAAAAGGTAACTACGCGGAGCGCGTCGGTGCCGGTGCTCCCGTTTATCTCGCTGCCGTTATGGAATATCTTGCAGCTGAAGTTCTCGAGTTGGCCGGTAACGCTGCCAGAGACAACAAGAAGACCAGAATCATACCTAGACATCTTCAGCTAGCCATAAGGAACGACGAAGAGTTGAACAAGCTTCTATCGGGTGTGACGATAGCTCAGGGAGGTGTACTACCAAACATCCAGGCCGTATTACTGCCAAAGAAAACGGAGAAGAAGGCCTAA
- the LOC133320481 gene encoding histone H1B-like has protein sequence MADTAVASETPAPATPAKKPKAAAAAAAAAAAAAAGSKKPKAKPTHPKTAEMVNNAIKELKERSGSSLQAIKKYIAAQYKVDTEKLAPFIRKYLKSAVESGALIQTKGKGASGSFKLESKSSAAKKPSSSGGGGKASGGGPAGGGRAAASSASAKSKKAAATASAVAAKGGKKGGAVASSAASSPSKAKASAAAARDKKAAAAAAAAAKKKPAAAKKGSASANASAASSAAASKAKGAASKAKKSAKPPTKKPKAPKPKKAAAGTPKSKPAAKKAAAAKK, from the coding sequence atgGCAGATACCGCAGTAGCATCCGAAACTCCAGCTCCGGCTACACCGGCGAAGAAACCGAAAGCGGCAGCGGCCGCAgcggccgccgccgccgccgcagcGGCTGGATCGAAGAAACCTAAGGCTAAACCTACGCATCCTAAAACCGCTGAAATGGTCAACAACGCCATTAAAGAGTTGAAGGAGCGCAGCGGTTCATCGTTACAGGCCATCAAGAAATACATCGCCGCTCAATACAAAGTCGATACAGAGAAATTGGCACCGTTCAtaagaaaatatcttaagaGCGCCGTCGAATCCGGTGCCCTGATACAGACAAAGGGAAAGGGTGCTTCTGGTTCTTTCAAATTGGAATCTAAATCATCGGCAGCAAAGAAACCCTCATCGTCGGGAGGTGGCGGTAAGGCCAGCGGCGGTGGTCCCGCCGGAGGCGGTAGGGCTGCAGCATCTTCGGCATCGGCTAAATCTAAGAAAGCCGCCGCCACGGCATCGGCAGTGGCCGCGAAGGGAGGTAAGAAAGGCGGTGCCGTAGCTTCGTCCGCTGCTTCTTCACCATCTAAAGCTAAAGCATCGGCGGCGGCGGCTAGGGATAAGAAAGCGGCCGCAGCCGCAGCCGCGGCTGCCAAAAAGAAGCCAGCTGCTGCTAAGAAAGGTTCCGCATCCGCCAACGCCTCTGCCGCATCCTCAGCGGCAGCGTCTAAGGCCAAAGGAGCAGCATCCAAGGCCAAGAAGAGCGCCAAACCTCCCACTAAGAAACCAAAAGCCCCGAAACCGAAGAAAGCAGCCGCCGGTACCCCGAAATCGAAACCCGCAGCTAAGAAAGCAGCAGCAgcgaaaaagtaa
- the LOC133320467 gene encoding histone H2B, translating to MPPKTSGKAAKKSGKAQKNISKSDKKKKKHKRKESYAIYIYKVLKQVHPDTGISSKAMSIMNSFVNDIFERIAAEASRLAHYNKRSTITSREVQTSVRLLLPGELAKHAVSEGTKAVTKYTSSK from the coding sequence atGCCGCCTAAAACGAGCGGTAAGGCAGCCAAGAAATCCGGCAAAGCCCAAAAGAACATCTCCAAATCAgacaagaagaagaagaagcaCAAGAGGAAGGAGAGCTACGCTATTTACATCTACAAAGTTCTGAAGCAGGTGCATCCCGACACCGGTATCTCAAGTAAGGCCATGTCTATCATGAACTCCTTCGTGAACGATATATTCGAACGCATCGCCGCCGAAGCATCACGTCTCGCGCACTACAACAAGAGATCCACCATTACATCGAGGGAGGTTCAGACGTCCGTGAGACTGTTGCTGCCCGGCGAGTTGGCCAAGCACGCCGTCAGTGAAGGGACCAAAGCCGTCACTAAGTACACCAGTTCCAAGTGA
- the LOC133320488 gene encoding histone H2B, which translates to MPPKTSGKAAKKSGKAQKNISKSDKKKKKHKRKESYAIYIYKVLKQVHPDTGISSKAMSIMNSFVNDIFERIAAEASRLAHYNKRSTITSREVQTSVRLLLPGELAKHAVSEGTKAVTKYTSSK; encoded by the coding sequence atGCCGCCTAAAACGAGCGGTAAGGCAGCCAAGAAATCCGGCAAAGCCCAAAAGAACATCTCCAAATCAgacaagaagaagaagaagcaCAAGAGGAAGGAGAGCTACGCTATTTACATCTACAAAGTTCTGAAGCAGGTGCATCCCGACACCGGTATCTCAAGTAAGGCCATGTCTATCATGAACTCCTTCGTGAACGATATATTCGAACGCATCGCCGCCGAAGCATCACGTCTCGCGCACTACAACAAGAGATCCACCATTACATCGAGGGAGGTTCAGACGTCCGTGAGACTGTTGCTGCCCGGCGAGTTGGCCAAGCACGCTGTCAGTGAAGGGACCAAAGCCGTCACTAAGTACACCAGTTCCAAGTGA